In Thermosynechococcus sichuanensis E542, a single genomic region encodes these proteins:
- a CDS encoding NIL domain-containing protein, giving the protein MKKRVTLTFPRRTIQMPVTYRLAKDFNIAANIIRAQVAPNQVGKLVLELAGDIDQMEAALEWLRQQNIEVSLASREIVIDEQACVHCGLCTGVCPTQALTLHPETFQLQFTRSRCIVCEQCVAACPMEAIHTNF; this is encoded by the coding sequence GTGAAAAAGCGAGTCACATTGACATTCCCCCGGCGGACAATTCAAATGCCCGTCACCTATCGCTTGGCCAAGGACTTTAACATTGCTGCCAATATCATCCGTGCCCAAGTGGCACCTAACCAAGTGGGCAAACTAGTTCTCGAATTGGCTGGAGACATTGATCAAATGGAGGCCGCCCTAGAATGGTTGCGGCAGCAGAATATTGAGGTTTCCCTTGCCAGCCGTGAAATTGTGATTGATGAGCAGGCCTGTGTCCACTGTGGCCTCTGTACAGGGGTATGTCCCACTCAGGCACTGACGCTGCATCCAGAGACGTTTCAACTGCAATTTACCCGCTCCCGCTGCATTGTCTGTGAGCAATGTGTGGCTGCGTGCCCGATGGAGGCGATTCACACCAACTTTTGA
- the sppA gene encoding signal peptide peptidase SppA: MPWPISRGYRRQIARLEITGAIAGGTRRRVLKALKTIEERGYPALLVRIDSPGGTVGDSQEIYAALKRLQSKMKIVASFGNISASGGVYIGMGAQYIMANPGTITGSIGVILRGNNLQRLLDKVGVSFKVIKSGPYKDILAFDRDLTEEEIRILQDLIDTSYHQFVQTVAEGRNLDVETVRSFADGRVFTGEQALALGLVDRLGTEEDARRWLAELAGLDPDKTKVQTIEEPKSPLARLFPRQQERFPFPWPAALDWLEFEMATNGLPLWLYRP, encoded by the coding sequence ATGCCTTGGCCTATATCCCGTGGTTACCGTCGTCAAATTGCCCGCCTCGAAATTACAGGGGCGATCGCTGGCGGTACTCGTCGCCGTGTCCTCAAAGCCCTGAAAACGATTGAAGAACGGGGCTACCCAGCGCTGCTGGTGCGCATTGACAGTCCCGGCGGTACCGTGGGGGACTCCCAAGAAATCTATGCCGCCCTCAAGCGCTTGCAGTCAAAAATGAAAATTGTTGCCAGTTTTGGCAATATCTCTGCCTCTGGCGGGGTCTATATTGGCATGGGGGCACAGTACATCATGGCCAACCCCGGCACCATTACAGGCAGCATTGGCGTCATCCTGCGGGGCAACAATCTGCAACGGCTCCTCGACAAAGTGGGGGTCTCCTTCAAGGTGATCAAATCTGGCCCCTACAAAGACATTCTTGCCTTCGATCGCGACCTCACTGAGGAAGAAATCCGCATTCTTCAAGACCTCATTGACACCAGCTATCACCAATTTGTCCAAACCGTGGCCGAAGGGCGTAACCTTGACGTGGAAACCGTGCGCAGTTTTGCCGATGGCCGTGTGTTTACCGGTGAGCAGGCCCTTGCTCTCGGACTCGTGGATCGCCTAGGCACTGAGGAGGATGCCCGGCGCTGGCTGGCGGAACTGGCGGGACTCGATCCGGACAAAACCAAGGTGCAAACCATTGAAGAACCAAAGTCCCCTTTAGCGCGTCTGTTTCCGCGTCAGCAGGAACGATTCCCCTTCCCGTGGCCAGCCGCCTTGGACTGGTTGGAATTTGAAATGGCCACCAATGGACTTCCCCTCTGGCTCTATCGCCCCTAA
- a CDS encoding CBS domain-containing protein — protein MTALVRDYMTPTPFTIRANAPISEAVRLMEEKQVRGLPVVDDQGKLVGLVSEADLIVREAPLEPPLYITFLGSIIYFESPESFHQHLKKTLGQQVQDVMTPNPHTINVDAPISEAARLMVNHHISRLPVLNAQGELVGIISRHDLLRALHTQETSA, from the coding sequence ATGACCGCTCTTGTTCGTGACTACATGACCCCCACCCCCTTTACCATTCGTGCCAATGCGCCAATTTCTGAGGCAGTTCGCCTCATGGAAGAAAAACAGGTGCGCGGCCTCCCCGTTGTAGATGACCAAGGCAAATTGGTGGGATTGGTGTCTGAAGCTGACCTGATCGTGCGCGAAGCCCCCCTCGAGCCGCCCTTGTACATCACCTTCCTAGGCAGCATCATTTACTTTGAGTCTCCAGAATCCTTTCATCAACACCTCAAGAAAACCCTCGGCCAACAGGTGCAAGATGTCATGACCCCCAATCCCCACACGATTAACGTGGATGCACCCATTTCCGAAGCAGCTCGCCTCATGGTCAATCACCACATTAGTCGCCTGCCGGTCTTGAATGCCCAAGGGGAATTGGTCGGCATTATTAGCCGTCATGATCTGTTGCGAGCCTTGCATACCCAAGAAACCTCTGCGTGA
- a CDS encoding S-layer homology domain-containing protein encodes MSALLLSSCEGSGLQNWFAADPNADQWAGRPPTASPTPEPTTTLPENLRFPNAMLVATQPQAGAPQTTETRWQAQAPAIAIQQFYSQQFQQSGWQLVTQQVADNTITLKGRSDELEVSVTINTVPENNLTTFTVAYTSVNSATATPAPQPNATSPQTFADLEDAPTPLQPAIRDLAELGVLSTTGDRLQPNTPISRAQFVRWLVTTYNRFYADRPARQIRLGSRNDTPIFQDVPRDNPDFPYIQGLAMAGFLPSPLTGETSTLFRPNAPLTRETLLQWKVPLDQQGRLSPSTIDRIQQTWGFKDSQRIAPPAINAVAADYLAGDLSNIRRVWGETLLLQPQKAVTHAEAAAALWYIGNGTEGLSAAMVKQAPPSAS; translated from the coding sequence TTGAGTGCCCTGCTTCTCAGCAGTTGTGAGGGCAGTGGGCTACAAAATTGGTTTGCTGCTGATCCCAATGCCGATCAATGGGCGGGTCGTCCTCCCACAGCGTCACCCACCCCAGAACCAACGACAACACTGCCAGAGAATTTACGGTTTCCTAATGCGATGCTTGTAGCCACTCAGCCGCAAGCGGGGGCACCCCAAACTACGGAAACCCGCTGGCAAGCACAAGCACCAGCGATCGCCATCCAGCAATTCTATAGCCAGCAATTTCAACAATCCGGCTGGCAACTGGTGACGCAGCAAGTGGCGGATAATACGATCACCCTCAAGGGGCGCAGTGATGAACTGGAAGTGAGCGTCACCATCAACACGGTGCCAGAAAATAACCTGACAACGTTTACAGTTGCTTACACATCCGTCAATAGTGCCACGGCCACCCCAGCTCCCCAACCCAACGCTACCTCACCCCAAACCTTTGCTGATCTTGAAGATGCTCCTACTCCCCTCCAGCCTGCCATTCGCGATTTAGCAGAACTAGGGGTTCTCAGTACGACGGGCGATCGCCTGCAACCCAATACCCCCATCAGTCGCGCTCAGTTTGTGCGCTGGTTGGTGACCACCTACAACCGCTTCTATGCCGATCGCCCCGCCCGCCAAATCCGCTTGGGCAGCCGCAACGACACGCCCATTTTTCAAGATGTGCCCCGTGACAATCCCGACTTTCCCTATATTCAGGGACTGGCGATGGCAGGCTTTTTGCCTAGCCCCCTCACTGGAGAGACCAGCACCCTCTTTCGCCCCAATGCGCCCCTCACCCGCGAAACGCTGTTGCAGTGGAAAGTGCCCCTCGATCAACAGGGGCGGCTGAGTCCCAGCACGATTGATCGCATTCAGCAAACCTGGGGCTTCAAGGACAGTCAACGGATTGCTCCACCCGCCATCAATGCCGTGGCCGCAGACTATCTGGCAGGGGATCTCTCGAACATTCGCCGCGTTTGGGGAGAAACCCTCCTGCTCCAACCCCAGAAAGCCGTCACCCATGCTGAAGCCGCCGCAGCCCTGTGGTATATCGGCAACGGCACTGAGGGACTCTCAGCAGCAATGGTCAAACAGGCGCCACCCTCTGCCTCCTAG
- a CDS encoding CapA family protein, translated as MTASLDLIWQQARQGQAEAIAHLMNRTLQAKGVRALVRRQGDCLQIMFEAARSLPPQVCVQFVCRGLKQLAPQGILRVRLHARLLGEEWPEWTQTVDLQETLPAAPSVQASSSSNPATPATPPSHQAVSAFALSLLAIAGTGAVALTLQNQLSVDAPPSAAPSPALTPPQPDVPLVPPPPAPSDRRLRIKAVGDIVLGTNFPSNRLPAEPQKLFAHVKPYLQGADLLFGNYESTLTDHPHPFKNTSSGRSFAFRSPPSYAQVLRQAGFNVLNIANNHSYDFNEQGFRDTIRHINAAGMTAIGDLNQMTYLEANGLKTAFIGFATYYGQNRIQDLKAGAALVQKAKQNADIVVVSFHGGAEGSDQIHTRDRTEYFYGEDRGNVVQFARTMIDNGADLILGHGPHVPRALELYKGRLIAYSLGNFVGYQTLSSHGTLGKSLILDVELDGSGRFLQGKIIPVRLDAKGIPHIDQNFASVQLIRRLTQADFPSTPLQIERLGEIVSTDSPS; from the coding sequence ATGACCGCTTCCCTTGATTTGATTTGGCAGCAGGCACGGCAGGGTCAAGCAGAGGCCATTGCCCATTTGATGAACCGCACGCTTCAGGCCAAGGGAGTGCGTGCCCTCGTGCGGCGGCAGGGTGATTGTTTACAAATTATGTTTGAAGCGGCGCGATCGCTCCCCCCCCAAGTCTGCGTTCAGTTTGTTTGCCGAGGCCTCAAGCAACTGGCGCCCCAAGGAATTTTGCGGGTACGGCTCCATGCTCGGCTCCTTGGCGAAGAATGGCCAGAATGGACACAGACCGTTGACTTACAGGAGACCTTACCAGCAGCGCCGTCTGTGCAAGCAAGTTCCAGCTCAAATCCAGCGACACCTGCCACCCCCCCCTCCCATCAGGCAGTCAGTGCCTTTGCCCTCAGTTTACTGGCGATCGCGGGCACGGGTGCCGTTGCCCTTACCCTACAAAATCAACTCAGTGTCGATGCCCCGCCGAGTGCGGCACCGAGTCCAGCCCTTACGCCCCCTCAACCGGACGTTCCCCTAGTGCCCCCCCCACCCGCCCCGAGCGATCGCCGTTTACGGATTAAGGCCGTTGGCGATATTGTCCTTGGCACCAATTTTCCGAGTAACCGTTTGCCTGCGGAGCCGCAAAAGCTCTTTGCCCACGTGAAACCCTATCTTCAGGGGGCAGATCTCCTCTTTGGCAATTACGAAAGTACCCTCACCGATCATCCCCATCCCTTCAAAAACACCAGTAGTGGTCGCAGTTTTGCCTTTCGCTCACCACCCAGTTATGCGCAGGTATTGCGCCAAGCCGGTTTCAATGTCCTCAACATTGCCAACAACCACAGCTACGACTTCAACGAACAGGGTTTTCGCGATACGATTCGCCACATCAACGCCGCTGGCATGACCGCCATTGGCGATCTCAATCAAATGACCTACCTCGAAGCCAATGGGCTGAAAACTGCATTTATTGGCTTTGCCACCTACTACGGCCAAAATCGCATTCAAGACCTCAAGGCCGGTGCCGCTCTTGTGCAGAAGGCCAAGCAAAACGCTGATATTGTGGTTGTCAGTTTCCATGGGGGCGCCGAAGGCAGCGATCAAATTCACACCCGCGATCGCACCGAGTACTTCTATGGCGAAGACCGGGGCAATGTGGTTCAGTTTGCCCGCACTATGATTGACAATGGTGCCGATTTAATCCTAGGTCATGGTCCCCATGTCCCCCGTGCCCTTGAATTGTACAAAGGCCGCCTCATTGCCTATTCTTTGGGGAACTTTGTCGGCTATCAGACCCTGAGCAGTCACGGCACCCTTGGCAAGTCCTTAATCCTCGATGTTGAACTCGACGGTTCTGGCCGCTTCCTTCAAGGAAAAATCATTCCTGTACGCCTCGATGCCAAGGGGATTCCCCACATTGATCAAAACTTTGCTAGTGTGCAACTGATTCGCCGTTTAACCCAAGCCGACTTTCCCAGCACCCCCTTGCAGATTGAACGCCTCGGTGAGATTGTCAGCACCGATTCCCCATCCTAG
- the aroH gene encoding chorismate mutase — protein sequence MEEHTVGWRVRAIRGATTATENSIPAIREAVLELLGEIERRNALDFSEVISVTFSVTRDLDQIFPAAIARECPHWRNIPLLDVQQMHVEGDLPRCIRCLIYFNTPNPDQPIYHAYLRHAQSLRPDLAMHGDCHPLELSSHSLG from the coding sequence ATGGAGGAGCACACTGTGGGCTGGCGCGTCCGAGCAATTCGTGGAGCAACTACCGCCACTGAAAATTCAATTCCAGCAATCCGTGAGGCGGTTTTGGAACTCCTCGGCGAGATTGAGCGGCGCAATGCCCTCGACTTCTCGGAAGTGATTAGTGTCACCTTCTCTGTCACCCGCGACCTCGATCAGATCTTTCCGGCGGCGATTGCCCGTGAGTGCCCCCATTGGCGCAACATTCCCCTCCTTGATGTCCAGCAAATGCACGTGGAGGGAGACCTACCCCGCTGTATCCGCTGCTTGATTTACTTCAACACACCTAACCCCGATCAACCGATTTACCATGCCTATTTGCGCCATGCTCAGAGCCTGCGCCCTGACTTAGCAATGCATGGCGACTGCCATCCCCTTGAACTGTCCTCCCATTCCCTAGGTTAA
- a CDS encoding Uma2 family endonuclease, translated as MNTQPSPQLSPEDYLEWEAQSGVKHEYINGQVSAMAGVSDAHVTLALNLATLLRPTVRQRGCRLYMSDMKVRLEQRNCFYYPDLLVTCDPRDQQTPLYKSFPCLVIEVLSPSTEAFDRGDKFIDYQSLESLEEYVLVNTRRQRLESFRRSASGLWVWQAYSPPEDSVEFKSIGWQGHISDIYEDVSLEL; from the coding sequence ATGAACACGCAACCTTCGCCGCAACTGAGTCCTGAAGACTATTTGGAATGGGAAGCCCAAAGTGGCGTTAAGCACGAATATATCAATGGCCAAGTATCTGCAATGGCCGGAGTCAGTGATGCCCACGTTACCCTAGCCTTGAATTTGGCCACCCTCCTACGACCCACTGTGCGGCAGCGGGGTTGTCGTCTGTACATGTCAGATATGAAAGTGCGGCTTGAGCAGCGAAATTGCTTTTACTATCCTGATTTGTTGGTGACCTGTGACCCACGGGATCAGCAAACACCGCTCTATAAATCCTTCCCTTGCTTGGTAATTGAGGTGCTTTCTCCCTCAACAGAGGCCTTTGATCGCGGCGATAAATTCATTGACTACCAAAGCCTTGAGAGCCTCGAGGAATATGTGCTTGTGAATACCCGCCGACAGCGATTGGAGAGTTTTCGTCGCAGTGCTTCGGGGTTATGGGTTTGGCAGGCCTACTCCCCTCCAGAGGATTCGGTTGAATTCAAGAGCATTGGCTGGCAAGGCCACATATCGGATATTTATGAGGATGTCAGCCTAGAATTGTAA